In the genome of Triticum urartu cultivar G1812 chromosome 5, Tu2.1, whole genome shotgun sequence, one region contains:
- the LOC125510331 gene encoding histone H4: protein MSGRGKGGKGLGKGGAKRHRKVLRDNIQGITKPAIRRLARRGGVKRISGLIYEETRGVLKIFLENVIRDAVTYTEHARRKTVTAMDVVYALKRQGRTLYGFGG from the coding sequence ATGTCGGGGCGCGGCAAGGGAGGCAAGGGGCTCGGCAAGGGCGGCGCCAAGCGCCACCGGAAGGTCCTCCGCGACAACATCCAgggcatcaccaagccggcgatCCGGAGGCTGGCGCGTCGGGGCGGCGTGAAGCGCATCTCGGGGCTCATCTACGAGGAGACCCGCGGCGTGCTCAAGATCTTCCTCGAGAACGTCATCCGCGACGCCGTCACCTACACCGAGCACGCCCGCCGCAAGACCGTCACCGCCATGGACGTCGTCTACGCCCTCAAGCGCCAGGGACGCACCCTCTACGGTTTCGGGGGCTAG